The DNA window AGCTGATCCTTTTCAACTCCACTACACATCTTGATGAGGAAAAGTCCATCCGAAGGCGCAACCTTGTCTAAATTAAAAAATATGAAGTTGTGATTAAATAAAAATAATAAATAAAATATTAATAATAAGCATTATTTTATCCTTAATAATTATACCCAAATTACAATCGATAAAAAATGGAGATTGGACTTCATTCACATTAAATAATAATAATTCAAGAAATCAGATAAATTCTACTATAAATTCGTCAAATATAGGTAGCATATTTGAAAAGTGGGAGATTGTAACTAATTCAAGCATAACATCTACACCAATAGTTATGGACGGTAATGTTTATTTCGTAGATTGGAATGGTGATGTATACTCTGCAAATATTGTTAACGGATCTTCTAATTGGGCAGTAAATTTAGGCTATCCAATTTCTTCTACTCCTGAAATAGTAAATGGTATAATTTATATAGGACTAAGCCCCAATTTACAGACAGAAGTATTTGCACTTTCCCAAAAAGATGGCCATACTATATGGAATACAAAAATTAAAACAACTTCAAAACAAATCTGGTCTTCCCCAATATTTTATAACGGTTTGATTTATATCGGAGTAACTGGTGATAATCCAAATGATACAGAGTCTAATGCTTCAATAGTTGGTGGTATATATGCACTTAATGCATCTAATGGGAATTTAGTTTGGAATTTTAATACCATGATTAGTAATACAGGTGGCGATGGAGTTTGGAGTTCAGTTGTTGTTGATCCCACTTTAGGATCCATATATTTTGGTACTGGCAATCCATATATTAGTGCTAATAACCCATATAAGAAAAATAGTTCCGGTTTGTTATATAGCTATTCTATAATATCATTAAATGCAACTAATGGAAAACTAAATTGGTATTATCAAGCTTATAATTCATTTCAGGCTGGAGGAGATTTTGATTTTGGTTCTACACCTAATTTATTCACAATTACATCAAATGGCATAACTTATAACGTAATTGGATTAGGAAATAAAGATGGAAGTTACTATATTTTAAATAGAGTCAATGGTAAATTTATTAATAAATTTTCTATAAGTAACGGTACTGAAGATGGTATAATAGGGTTGGCAGGGTTTATTTATTTATCAGAAACACAAGTAAATCCGGAGTTATTTATACCATCACAATATTCTAGTAAAAATGGATCTTATGGAGGAGTTGTTGAAGCACTTTATCCATCTAATGGTTCTATTAAATGGAAATTTTTTACCAATGGAAATTTAGAAGGATCGGTTTCGATTATTCCTGGAGCAGTAATTTTTGGAGATAATACTGGAAATCTATATGTTGTATCGATATTGAACGGAACGCAATTATTTCATACAACATTTGTTAGAAATATAGTGGGTGGTATAACACCTGCTGATGGTTATTTATTTGTACCAACTGCTTTTGGTTCTCAAGGTGAAGCAGGACTTTATGAATTTTCAATTCAACAAGGTAATAAAGAAATACAACATAATCAAGGAATAATTGCTAAAATTATAACTTTTATTATTGAATTTTTCAAAAGTTTATAACTCTATT is part of the Candidatus Micrarchaeota archaeon genome and encodes:
- a CDS encoding PQQ-binding-like beta-propeller repeat protein — its product is MDGNVYFVDWNGDVYSANIVNGSSNWAVNLGYPISSTPEIVNGIIYIGLSPNLQTEVFALSQKDGHTIWNTKIKTTSKQIWSSPIFYNGLIYIGVTGDNPNDTESNASIVGGIYALNASNGNLVWNFNTMISNTGGDGVWSSVVVDPTLGSIYFGTGNPYISANNPYKKNSSGLLYSYSIISLNATNGKLNWYYQAYNSFQAGGDFDFGSTPNLFTITSNGITYNVIGLGNKDGSYYILNRVNGKFINKFSISNGTEDGIIGLAGFIYLSETQVNPELFIPSQYSSKNGSYGGVVEALYPSNGSIKWKFFTNGNLEGSVSIIPGAVIFGDNTGNLYVVSILNGTQLFHTTFVRNIVGGITPADGYLFVPTAFGSQGEAGLYEFSIQQGNKEIQHNQGIIAKIITFIIEFFKSL